The following proteins come from a genomic window of Candidatus Poribacteria bacterium:
- a CDS encoding DNA methyltransferase, whose product MSVLNLKKYKDESWDFREADTKEYTHCFHTYPAMMIPQIARKLLKEYGTEDGWLLDPYCGTGTSLVEASLFGMHSVGCDINPLVRLIATAKSTPVCLSTLDETLTELNEYLFEIGYRESNLSDPPIPNILNLAYWFSDEVIRTLAHLRARISHVRDKALQNFILIAFSETVREVSYTRNGEFKLYRMPTNKLKDFKPDVLGIFTKKLRRNRQGLASYLERRKNVKVSVSMVNTVQGELPTPHPPAGYDIVITSPPYGDSQTTVAYGQFSRLAAEWIGLPNARKVDKLAMGGLRSKETLTNSPVSSAVEKIRSVDEKRAEEVSAFYIDLERSINSIAQVCSPHATICYVVGNRRVKGVMLPTDDFVVDAFRQHGFVHKATIVRNIPNKRMPKKNSPSNIAGETSKTMHEENIVVCQRTSHICE is encoded by the coding sequence ATGAGTGTATTGAATCTGAAGAAATATAAAGACGAGTCGTGGGACTTTCGAGAGGCGGATACCAAAGAGTACACCCACTGTTTCCACACGTACCCCGCAATGATGATCCCGCAGATCGCACGGAAACTGCTTAAGGAGTACGGCACAGAAGATGGGTGGCTTCTCGATCCTTACTGTGGCACTGGCACTTCTCTGGTGGAGGCATCTCTATTCGGTATGCATAGCGTTGGATGTGACATTAATCCCCTCGTGCGTCTGATAGCGACTGCCAAGTCAACTCCAGTTTGTTTGTCCACCTTAGACGAAACGCTAACCGAATTAAACGAGTATCTCTTTGAGATTGGATACCGAGAAAGTAATCTCTCTGATCCTCCGATTCCCAACATCCTAAATCTGGCGTATTGGTTCTCTGATGAAGTTATCAGAACTCTCGCCCACCTCCGAGCTCGGATTAGCCATGTAAGAGATAAAGCATTACAGAACTTCATACTCATTGCTTTTTCAGAAACCGTTCGAGAGGTATCCTATACCCGGAATGGCGAGTTTAAATTATATCGCATGCCTACCAACAAACTTAAAGACTTCAAGCCTGACGTTTTAGGCATCTTTACCAAGAAATTGCGTAGAAATCGGCAAGGATTGGCATCCTACCTTGAAAGACGAAAAAATGTTAAAGTATCGGTATCTATGGTAAATACCGTTCAAGGTGAACTCCCAACACCGCATCCACCTGCCGGGTATGATATAGTGATTACATCCCCTCCTTACGGGGACTCACAGACCACCGTCGCGTATGGGCAATTTTCTCGGCTCGCAGCAGAATGGATAGGATTACCAAATGCTCGCAAAGTTGACAAACTCGCAATGGGCGGACTTCGTTCAAAAGAAACATTGACCAACTCTCCGGTATCGTCTGCTGTTGAGAAAATCCGTTCGGTTGATGAGAAGCGAGCGGAGGAAGTGTCTGCGTTTTACATTGACCTTGAGCGTAGCATCAATTCAATAGCACAAGTGTGTTCGCCGCACGCGACAATATGCTATGTCGTTGGGAATCGCCGAGTCAAGGGAGTTATGCTACCGACTGACGATTTTGTTGTTGATGCCTTTCGTCAGCATGGGTTTGTCCATAAGGCTACCATCGTCAGAAACATACCGAACAAACGGATGCCGAAGAAGAACAGCCCTTCTAATATTGCAGGCGAAACATCTAAAACGATGCACGAAGAAAACATCGTCGTTTGTCAGAGGACAAGTCATATATGCGAATAG